A region from the Capra hircus breed San Clemente chromosome 9, ASM170441v1, whole genome shotgun sequence genome encodes:
- the BACH2 gene encoding transcription regulator protein BACH2 isoform X2 produces MSVDEKPDSPMYVYESTVHCTNILLGLNDQRKKDILCDVTLIVERKEFRAHRAVLAACSEYFWQALVGQTKNDLVVSLPEEVTARGFGPLLQFAYTAKLLLSRENIREVIRCAEFLRMHNLEDSCFSFLQTQLLNSEDGLFVCRKDAACQRPHEDPEDSAGEEEDEEEETMDSDTAKMACPRDQMLPDPISFEATTIPVAEKEEVLLPESDVPADTKESSAKDALTQYPRYKKYQLACTKNVYNASSHSTSGFASTFSEDHSGTSLKPGLAVGQIKSEPPSEENEEESITLCLSGDEPDVKDRAGDVEMDRKQPSPAPAPVPAPPTGAACLERSRGAPSPSCLRSLFSITKSVESSGLPGTSQQHFARSSACPFDKGITQGDLKTDYAPFQGNYGQPHMGQKDASSFTMGSPLKGPGLEALCKQEGELDRRSVIFSSSACDQVSTAVHSYSGVSALDKDLSEPVPKGLWVGAGQSLPSSQAYPHGGLMADHLPGRMRPNTSCPVPIKVCPRSPPLETRTRTSSSCSSYSYAEDGSGGSPCSLPLCEFSSSPCSQGARFLATEHQEPGLMGDGMYNQVRPQIKCEQSYGTNSSDESGSFSEADSESCPVQDRGQEVKLPFPVDQITDLPRNDFQMMIKMHKLTSEQLEFIHDVRRRSKNRIAAQRCRKRKLDCIQNLECEIRKLVCEKEKLLSERNQLKACMGELLDNFSCLSQEVCRDIQSPEQIQALHRYCPVLRPVGLPTAPSINPAPLSVEQNLAAPQCAVGESAPCCLEQGAAAPGPPWAPSNASENCTSARRLEGTDPGTFSERGPPLEPRSQTVTVDFCQEMTDKCTTDEQPRKDYAQ; encoded by the exons GTCACGGCCAGGGGGTTTGGGCCGCTGTTGCAATTCGCCTACACCGCCAAGCTGTTACTCAGCAGAGAAAACATCCGCGAGGTCATCCGCTGTGCCGAGTTCCTGCGCATGCACAACCTGGAGGACTCCTGCTTCAGCTTCCTGCAGACCCAGCTCCTGAACAGCGAGGATGGCCTCTTCGTGTGCCGGAAGGATGCTGCGTGCCAGCGCCCGCACGAGGACCCAGAGGACAGCGCGGGAGAGGAGGAGGACGAAGAGGAGGAGACGATGGATTCGGATACGGCCAAGATGGCTTGCCCTAGGGACCAGATGCTTCCAGACCCCATCAGCTTTGAGGCCACCACCATCCCAGTAGCAGAGAAGGAAGAAGTTTTGTTGCCCGAGTCCGACGTGCCCGCGGACACCAAGGAGAGCTCGGCCAAGGACGCGTTAACGCAGTACCCCAGATACAAGAAATACCAGCTTGCATGTACCAAGAATGTCTATAACGCATCATCACACAGTACCTCAGGTTTTGCAAGCACATTCAGTGAAGATCACTCTGGCACCAGCCTCAAACCAGGGCTTGCCGTGGGGCAGATTAAAAGCGAGCCGCCCAGCGAGGAGAACGAAGAAGAGAGCATCACGCTCTGCCTGTCCGGAGATGAGCCTGACGTCAAAGACCGAGCGGGCGACGTGGAAATGGACCGGAAAcagcccagccccgcccccgctcCTGTCCCCGCGCCCCCTACCGGGGCCGCCTGCCTGGAGAGGTCCAGGGGcgctccctccccatcctgcttAAGGTCTCTGTTCAGCATAACAAAAAGTGTGGAGTCGTCCGGCTTGCCCGGTACCTCTCAGCAGCACTTTGCCAGGAGTTCAGCGTGCCCTTTTGACAAGGGGATCACTCAGGGTGACCTTAAAACTGACTACGCCCCTTTCCAGGGGAATTACGGACAGCCCCACATGGGCCAGAAGGACGCGTCCAGCTTCACCATGGGGTCGCCCCTCAAGGGGCCTGGCTTGGAGGCTCTCTGTAAACAGGAAGGAGAGCTGGACCGGAGAAGCGTCATCTTCTCCTCCAGCGCCTGTGACCAAGTGAGCACCGCGGTGCACTCGTATTCTGGGGTAAGCGCTCTGGACAAAGACCTCTCCGAGCCGGTGCCAAAGGGCCTGTGGGTGGGGGCCGGTCAGTCCCTCCCCAGCTCACAGGCCTACCCTCACGGTGGGCTGATGGCGGACCACTTGCCAGGAAGGATGCGGCCCAACACTAGCTGCCCGGTGCCAATCAAAGTGTGCCCTCGCTCGCCCCCGTTGGAGACCAGGACAAGGACTTCCAGCTCGTGCTCCTCCTACTCCTACGCGGAGGATGGGAGTGGGGGCTCGCCCTGCAGCCTCCCTCTCTGCGAGTTCTCCTCCTCGCCCTGTTCCCAGGGAGCCAGATTCCTTGCCACAGAACATCAGGAACCAGGCCTGATGGGAGACGGAATGTACAACCAAGTCCGACCCCAGATTAAATGTGAGCAGTCTTACGGAACCAACTCCAGCGACGAATCCGGATCGTTCTCGGAAGCAGACAGTGAGTCGTGTCCTGTGCAGGACAGGGGCCAGGAG GTCAAACTTCCATTTCCTGTCGATCAAATCACAGACCTTCCAAGGAATGACTTCCAGATGATGATCAAGATGCACAAGCTGACGTCAGAGCAGTTAGAGTTCATTCACGACGTCCGCCGGCGCAGCAAAAACCGCATCGCTGCCCAGCGCTGCCGCAAGAGGAAGCTGGACTGTATTCAGAACTTAGAATGTGAAATCCGCAAACTG GTGTGTGAGAAAGAGAAGCTGTTGTCAGAGAGGAATCAGCTGAAAGCATGCATGGGAGAACTGCTGGACAACTTCtcttgcctctcccaggaagtctGCCGAGACATCCAGAGCCCCGAGCAGATCCAGGCCCTGCATCGGTACTGCCCTGTCCTCAGACCCGTGGGTCTTCCCACAGCCCCCAGTATTAACCCCGCGCCCCTGAGCGTGGAGCAGAACCTTGCCGCCCCTCAGTGCGCGGTGGGGGAAAGTGCACCCTGCTGCTTGGAGCAGGGGGCAGCGGCCCCTGGCCCACCCTGGGCCCCCAGCAACGCCTCAGAGAACTGTACTTCTGCTCGGAGGCTGGAAGGCACTGACCCAGGGACCTTCTCTGAGAGAGGGCCTCCCCTGGAACCCAGGAGCCAAACGGTGACCGTGGACTTCTGCCAGGAAATGACTGATAAGTGTACAACGGATGAACAACCCAGGAAAGATTACGCCCAGTGA